Proteins co-encoded in one Flavobacterium sp. M31R6 genomic window:
- a CDS encoding glycosyltransferase, which translates to MDRKKILFVAPTLKAGGAERITAFLAQNINTTLFEVKLIVIGFEKDAIYDIQNIETHFLNKSRYLKAIPLLLQMIKKEKPNIVFSSSGHINSTMGLFSLFFSKIKFIIRETNIVSVVNEFPQEKNRLLFFLMQQLYPYLDVIICQSHDMKTDLVQKLAIDSSKITVINNPIINEIQTVKPKNKSGTIRFITVGRMSWIKGHLRILKILSQLKYDFQYTIIGTGLENECQIIQEEVLRLKLEEKVHFIPFTSNILSEMQQHDFFLQGSYVEGFPNALLESCSVGTPVLAFEAPGGTREIIQNGINGYLAKNETEMLSILNNLELIQKIKAEDVIQSVSKKFDKSSILNQYETLFLSA; encoded by the coding sequence ATGGATAGAAAAAAAATACTATTTGTTGCTCCCACTTTGAAAGCAGGTGGAGCTGAACGCATAACTGCTTTTCTGGCTCAGAATATAAACACAACTTTATTTGAAGTAAAATTAATCGTTATTGGTTTTGAGAAAGATGCTATTTATGACATTCAAAACATCGAGACCCATTTCCTTAACAAATCCAGATATTTAAAAGCCATTCCTTTATTGTTACAAATGATAAAAAAAGAAAAACCAAATATTGTTTTTAGTTCCTCTGGTCATATCAACAGTACAATGGGGCTTTTTAGTTTATTTTTTTCCAAAATAAAATTCATCATCAGGGAAACCAATATCGTTTCTGTAGTGAATGAATTTCCGCAGGAAAAAAATCGTCTGTTGTTTTTTTTGATGCAACAATTGTATCCATATTTGGATGTCATCATTTGCCAAAGCCATGATATGAAAACTGATTTGGTTCAAAAACTGGCCATTGATTCATCCAAAATCACCGTTATAAACAACCCAATTATAAACGAAATCCAAACCGTAAAACCTAAAAATAAATCGGGTACCATACGCTTCATTACTGTTGGGAGAATGAGTTGGATCAAGGGACATTTGCGTATTTTAAAAATATTATCCCAACTAAAATATGATTTTCAATATACCATAATTGGAACTGGATTGGAAAACGAATGTCAGATTATTCAAGAAGAAGTCCTGAGACTAAAATTGGAAGAGAAAGTTCATTTTATTCCTTTTACATCTAATATTTTAAGTGAAATGCAACAGCATGATTTCTTTTTGCAAGGTTCCTATGTAGAAGGTTTTCCAAATGCATTACTCGAAAGTTGTTCTGTGGGAACTCCTGTTTTGGCCTTTGAAGCTCCTGGAGGAACAAGAGAAATTATCCAAAACGGTATCAATGGCTATTTGGCAAAAAATGAAACTGAAATGCTTTCGATTTTAAATAATTTGGAACTCATTCAAAAAATAAAAGCAGAAGACGTCATCCAGAGTGTCTCCAAAAAATTCGACAAATCAAGTATTCTAAATCAATACGAAACTTTGTTTTTATCTGCATGA
- a CDS encoding glycosyltransferase family 2 protein, whose protein sequence is MKALTIFTATYNRGYCLYQLYESLVRQTHSSFIWMVIDDGSTDNTSSLVQSWIKENKIEILYIHQENKGMNGAHNTAYANIRTSWNVSIDSDDYMPNNAVELILKSIPNLDSKFAGIVGLDSDFKGNLIGTKFPKNIIQSTLSDLYHKHGVKGDKKIVYRTEVIQKYAPYPIIEGEKFIPPGYLYRLIDQDYVLKPINEIFVIVNYQKDGFTKNLFSLYRNNPRGFALHRILKINLSTNMKERFKNMVHLISCSLFAKDINYLKQTKSPFLIVSAFPFGLLLNGYIRLKQK, encoded by the coding sequence ATGAAAGCATTAACCATTTTTACGGCCACTTACAACAGAGGATATTGTTTGTACCAACTTTATGAAAGTCTGGTAAGACAAACCCATTCTAGTTTTATTTGGATGGTTATTGATGATGGCTCAACCGATAACACAAGTTCATTAGTACAGTCGTGGATTAAAGAAAATAAAATAGAAATTCTGTATATCCATCAAGAAAACAAAGGGATGAATGGCGCTCACAATACCGCTTATGCCAATATAAGAACATCGTGGAATGTCAGTATTGACTCGGATGATTATATGCCAAATAATGCTGTGGAATTAATCTTGAAAAGCATTCCAAATTTAGATTCCAAATTCGCAGGAATTGTAGGATTGGACAGTGATTTCAAAGGAAATTTAATTGGTACCAAATTTCCGAAAAACATAATTCAAAGCACCCTTTCAGATTTATACCATAAACATGGTGTAAAAGGAGATAAAAAAATAGTCTATCGCACCGAAGTCATACAAAAATACGCACCATATCCAATCATTGAAGGAGAAAAATTCATTCCTCCTGGCTATTTGTATCGATTAATTGATCAAGACTATGTTCTCAAACCCATTAACGAAATATTTGTCATTGTTAATTATCAAAAAGATGGTTTTACAAAAAACCTATTTTCGCTGTATCGCAATAATCCGAGAGGTTTTGCTTTACATCGAATCCTTAAAATTAATTTAAGCACTAATATGAAAGAGCGATTTAAGAATATGGTTCATCTGATTTCTTGCTCCCTTTTTGCAAAAGATATCAACTATTTAAAACAAACCAAGAGTCCTTTTTTGATTGTATCTGCATTCCCATTTGGCCTGCTTTTGAATGGTTACATTAGATTAAAACAAAAATAA
- a CDS encoding glycosyltransferase translates to MKKILIILPNDTLGGAEQILKMIAQYYSDALVEVQFLKHKTNKEWTIDNRFIQLKYQNTDSEYWGALFYAWNLLIKPKKKYDYIFTSHVFVTGMVGVFVRLGLIQKKHFIGRESTRIFERFNGYKLFLYEKMYQLGYPSLDLLVCQTQQMKKDLITNLPWIDQKINIKVIPNPVNLIPIKTAEALHIEFPFIVSAGRLIPEKGFDILINAFKEIAKTHPDLLLIILGEGKERQNLELQIKELHLESSVILKGHVSNVYPYFKAAKVCVVSSRIEGFPNVLLQMMSQNNHVVSTKCTDEIDLIPGISTVETANDINLSKAILKSLSDDHSKNSILFQSFLQERSIENFIVTIEVELQ, encoded by the coding sequence ATGAAAAAAATACTGATCATTTTACCCAACGACACTTTAGGAGGCGCCGAGCAAATCTTAAAGATGATCGCTCAGTATTATTCGGATGCATTGGTAGAAGTACAATTTTTGAAGCACAAAACGAATAAGGAATGGACAATAGACAATCGATTTATCCAATTAAAATATCAAAATACAGACTCAGAATATTGGGGTGCTTTATTTTATGCTTGGAATCTTTTGATAAAACCTAAAAAAAAGTACGATTATATATTTACCTCACACGTTTTTGTTACCGGTATGGTAGGAGTTTTTGTTCGTTTGGGACTCATTCAAAAAAAACATTTTATAGGGAGAGAATCTACTCGAATATTTGAGCGTTTTAATGGTTACAAACTCTTTTTATATGAAAAAATGTACCAATTGGGTTATCCGAGTCTTGACTTATTAGTTTGTCAAACCCAACAGATGAAAAAGGATTTGATTACCAATTTGCCTTGGATTGATCAAAAAATAAATATTAAAGTTATTCCCAATCCGGTTAATTTAATTCCAATAAAAACAGCCGAAGCTTTACATATCGAGTTTCCATTCATTGTAAGCGCCGGAAGATTAATACCAGAAAAGGGATTTGATATTTTGATTAATGCTTTCAAAGAAATCGCAAAAACACATCCTGATTTACTATTGATTATTTTGGGGGAAGGCAAAGAAAGACAAAATTTAGAACTTCAAATAAAAGAACTCCATTTAGAAAGCTCAGTAATTTTAAAAGGTCATGTTTCAAATGTTTATCCTTATTTTAAAGCAGCCAAAGTTTGTGTGGTTTCGTCAAGAATAGAAGGTTTTCCGAATGTTTTATTACAAATGATGTCACAAAATAATCATGTGGTTTCGACAAAATGCACAGATGAGATCGATTTGATCCCTGGAATTTCAACTGTCGAAACTGCAAATGATATAAATTTAAGCAAGGCAATATTAAAATCGTTGAGTGATGATCACTCCAAAAACAGCATTCTTTTTCAATCCTTTCTTCAGGAAAGATCCATAGAAAATTTCATTGTAACTATAGAAGTAGAACTTCAATAA
- a CDS encoding glycosyltransferase family 4 protein, with the protein MKKLTRITTVPISLEKLLNNQLLFMKDYYEVTAISSDKETLERVGKSQNVPVYVVEMTRKITPWQDLKALWQLYRYLKKEQPLIVHTHTPKAGTIGMIASKLAGVPHRLHTVAGLPLLETNGGKRKLLNFVEKITYSCASKIYPNSKGLKNIIIQEGFCKPEKIKIIANGSTNGIDTQFFNPEKISNEVLFQLKKTLGINPDDFVFVYVGRLTGDKGINELVVAFQKIISEFNHAKLLLVGFFESELDPLHNDTLFEIKDNERVIFVPFQKDIRPYYAVSNVLVFPSYREGFPNAVLEAGAMGLPSIVTNINGCNEIIEDYKNGILIPPKDTVALFMAMKKVISDTNLRSYLHQNARPMVVSRFEQIVVWKALLDEYQKLEGHV; encoded by the coding sequence ATGAAAAAACTCACCCGCATCACTACCGTTCCAATTTCTCTTGAAAAGCTGTTAAACAATCAACTGCTTTTTATGAAGGATTATTATGAAGTTACTGCAATTTCATCAGATAAAGAAACCTTAGAAAGAGTGGGAAAATCACAAAATGTTCCTGTTTATGTAGTAGAAATGACCAGAAAAATAACGCCTTGGCAAGACTTAAAAGCGTTGTGGCAACTGTATCGTTATCTCAAAAAAGAACAACCATTAATAGTTCATACACATACTCCTAAAGCCGGAACAATCGGGATGATTGCCTCAAAATTGGCCGGTGTTCCGCATCGTTTACATACTGTTGCAGGTCTGCCTTTACTGGAAACTAATGGTGGTAAACGAAAACTATTGAATTTTGTAGAGAAAATAACCTACTCCTGCGCTTCCAAAATTTATCCTAATTCCAAAGGGTTGAAAAATATTATTATTCAAGAAGGTTTTTGTAAACCTGAAAAAATAAAAATTATCGCGAACGGCAGTACCAATGGGATAGATACCCAATTTTTCAATCCAGAGAAAATATCAAATGAGGTTTTGTTCCAATTAAAAAAAACTTTAGGAATAAACCCCGATGATTTTGTTTTTGTGTATGTTGGTCGATTGACGGGTGATAAAGGCATAAATGAACTGGTGGTTGCTTTCCAAAAAATTATATCAGAATTTAATCATGCTAAACTGTTATTAGTTGGTTTTTTCGAATCAGAATTAGACCCACTCCATAATGACACATTATTTGAAATCAAAGATAATGAGCGAGTAATTTTTGTACCATTTCAAAAAGATATCCGTCCCTATTATGCAGTTTCAAATGTTTTGGTTTTTCCCAGTTATCGCGAAGGTTTTCCCAATGCCGTTTTGGAAGCAGGTGCAATGGGTTTGCCAAGCATTGTAACAAATATCAATGGTTGCAATGAAATAATTGAAGATTACAAAAATGGAATTTTAATTCCTCCCAAAGATACTGTTGCACTTTTTATGGCAATGAAAAAAGTAATCTCAGACACTAATCTGCGAAGTTATTTACACCAAAATGCAAGACCAATGGTTGTTTCTCGATTTGAACAAATTGTGGTTTGGAAAGCCCTTTTAGATGAATATCAAAAACTGGAAGGTCATGTATAA
- a CDS encoding sugar transferase: MYNPFFKRIIDIILASINLVLLAPLFLIITIVLFIANEGEPFFIQKRPGKNGQIFHIIKFKTMTNRKDANGNLLPDSRRMTKLGNFARRMSLDEIPQLINVIRGDMSLVGPRPLLPEYLPLYNETQKRRHEVKPGMTGWAQVNKENITSWQTKFEYDLWYIENKSFFLDLKIVFLTLKKVLIPLKTNTTTTESFNGKN; the protein is encoded by the coding sequence ATGTATAATCCTTTTTTCAAAAGAATAATTGATATAATTCTAGCAAGCATAAACCTAGTGTTACTTGCACCATTATTTTTAATTATTACAATTGTGCTTTTTATTGCAAATGAAGGAGAACCTTTCTTCATTCAAAAAAGACCTGGAAAAAATGGCCAAATATTCCATATCATTAAATTCAAAACTATGACTAATAGAAAAGATGCTAATGGAAACTTACTTCCCGATTCCAGAAGAATGACCAAATTAGGCAACTTTGCCCGAAGAATGTCACTAGATGAAATCCCTCAACTCATCAATGTAATCCGAGGTGACATGAGTCTTGTGGGACCAAGGCCTTTATTACCCGAATATTTGCCTTTATATAATGAAACTCAAAAACGACGCCATGAAGTGAAACCTGGTATGACTGGATGGGCTCAAGTCAATAAAGAAAATATCACTTCTTGGCAAACAAAATTTGAATATGATTTATGGTATATTGAAAATAAAAGCTTTTTTTTGGATTTAAAAATTGTATTTTTAACTCTAAAAAAGGTACTTATACCACTGAAAACCAATACAACAACGACAGAATCGTTTAACGGTAAAAATTAA
- a CDS encoding ATP-grasp domain-containing protein, with amino-acid sequence MSNILITCAGKRVSLVRSFKTELKLIFSDSKVYTTDSSPEKSAACRVSDGYFKVSPVTHYNYIDDLLQIAIDNNIKLIIPTIDPELLVLSQNIDLFKKHHIEILISDYENIETLINKRLTNVFFKKLGINYAKEFDKDNFTLPLYIKPIDGSRSIDNYIVKKESELTAYHFSNEKLLFFEYLEHTDFTEYTIDMYFDKTNNLKCLIPRERLEIRAGEVNKAITRRTWFIDEIASKFKHISGLRGCISLQLFVNNETEILYGIEINPRFSGGFPLSYLAGGNYPKWIIQEYILGESQLAYHEDWEENLMMLRYDDEILIRDYDSVREIKFNTNKSEKITIDKKTL; translated from the coding sequence ATGAGTAACATCTTAATCACTTGTGCAGGAAAAAGAGTCTCCCTTGTTCGTTCGTTTAAAACTGAACTGAAACTTATTTTTTCGGATTCAAAAGTATATACCACTGATTCCTCACCTGAAAAATCAGCTGCTTGCAGAGTTTCTGATGGTTACTTTAAAGTATCCCCAGTTACCCATTACAATTATATTGACGATCTGCTTCAAATTGCAATTGACAATAACATTAAACTAATCATACCAACGATTGATCCTGAGTTACTTGTTTTATCTCAAAACATAGATCTATTCAAAAAACACCATATCGAAATCCTAATTTCGGATTATGAGAATATCGAAACATTAATAAACAAAAGGCTTACCAATGTTTTTTTTAAAAAATTAGGAATTAATTATGCCAAAGAATTTGACAAAGACAATTTCACTTTACCGCTTTATATAAAGCCAATCGACGGTAGTCGAAGTATTGATAATTATATTGTAAAAAAGGAATCAGAATTGACAGCTTATCATTTCTCAAATGAAAAATTATTATTTTTTGAGTATTTGGAGCATACCGATTTTACAGAATATACCATCGATATGTATTTTGACAAAACAAATAATCTAAAATGTTTGATTCCTAGGGAGAGACTGGAAATTCGCGCAGGTGAAGTCAATAAGGCCATAACAAGAAGAACTTGGTTTATTGATGAAATTGCCTCAAAGTTCAAACACATTTCAGGATTAAGAGGATGTATATCTTTACAGTTATTTGTCAATAATGAAACAGAAATACTTTATGGTATCGAAATTAACCCCCGGTTTAGCGGTGGATTTCCGTTAAGCTACCTTGCAGGAGGAAACTATCCAAAATGGATTATACAAGAATATATACTGGGAGAATCCCAATTAGCTTATCATGAAGATTGGGAGGAAAATCTAATGATGTTACGCTATGATGATGAAATTTTGATTCGAGATTATGATTCTGTTCGTGAAATAAAATTCAATACCAACAAATCCGAAAAAATAACAATTGATAAAAAAACCCTTTAA
- a CDS encoding FkbM family methyltransferase has product MDIIRRLFLKTLKATAINTTITHHYTNKKFLINTYHHKGYWYFGKKREENTIRIFQKWIRKGDYVLEIGGHIGYFTTLYSILVGETGKIDVFEPSELNLFYLKKNIGFLKKKTQQIIAVENVGAGNVNGTFDFYIDPISGQNNSFIKNFDGFLSSRKLSAETSSEMIVTQAKVITLDSYYEKAIRLPDFVKIDVEGYEWNVLQGFKNTIANHRPKIMVEIQNEAKNILTFFKKYDYTIYNDKLEEIIDYNDYLNKKTPNIFFQYYH; this is encoded by the coding sequence ATGGATATAATTAGAAGACTTTTTCTAAAAACACTTAAGGCTACAGCTATAAATACAACTATTACCCATCACTATACAAATAAAAAATTCCTCATAAACACCTATCATCATAAAGGCTATTGGTACTTTGGGAAAAAAAGAGAAGAAAACACTATCCGAATATTTCAAAAATGGATTAGAAAAGGTGACTATGTTTTGGAAATTGGTGGACATATTGGTTATTTCACTACTTTATATTCCATATTAGTTGGAGAAACAGGAAAAATTGATGTTTTTGAACCCAGTGAGCTTAATTTATTTTATTTAAAAAAAAACATTGGGTTTCTGAAAAAAAAAACACAACAAATCATAGCTGTAGAAAATGTCGGAGCCGGAAATGTCAATGGAACTTTTGATTTTTATATAGACCCCATATCTGGCCAAAATAATTCATTCATTAAGAACTTCGATGGGTTTTTATCCAGTCGAAAATTATCCGCCGAAACTTCTTCGGAGATGATTGTTACTCAAGCAAAAGTAATTACTTTAGACAGTTATTATGAAAAAGCTATTCGTTTACCCGATTTTGTGAAAATTGATGTTGAAGGATATGAATGGAATGTATTACAAGGATTTAAAAATACTATTGCTAATCATCGACCAAAAATAATGGTAGAGATCCAAAATGAAGCTAAAAATATTTTAACTTTTTTTAAAAAATATGATTATACGATCTACAACGACAAATTAGAAGAGATTATTGACTATAATGATTATCTAAATAAAAAAACCCCGAATATATTCTTCCAATATTACCATTAA
- a CDS encoding DegT/DnrJ/EryC1/StrS aminotransferase family protein — MNNQKIWLSSPHMGGTELNYIHEAFDTNWIAPLGANITEFEHDLEKYLSHGLFVTALSSATAAIHLGLILLGVKTGDVVICQSLTFSASANPILYQGATPVFIDSELETWNLCPIALENAIVDCIYKGQIPKAIITVHLYGIPYQIEKIRAVADKYNIPILEDSAEALGSSYKGNKCGTFGDISVFSFNGNKIITTSGGGAIVTSNHQLKKKAQFLASQSKDEAPHYQHSEVGYNYQMSNICAGIGRGQMRVLDEHITLRRAMHDFYVSLFENIPGITVYSTTNPDYFANYWLTSILVNPKETKNGIDRETIRLTLLDSNIECRPLWKPMHLQPLYKNYPFYGNKIAETLFENGLSLPSGSNLTDLDRDRIGTVLQKLLG; from the coding sequence ATGAACAACCAAAAAATATGGCTATCATCCCCACACATGGGAGGAACTGAACTCAATTACATTCATGAGGCCTTTGACACTAATTGGATTGCACCATTGGGAGCAAACATAACCGAATTTGAACATGATTTAGAAAAATATCTATCCCATGGTCTTTTTGTAACGGCTCTCAGCTCAGCAACTGCAGCTATCCATTTGGGTCTAATTCTCTTGGGAGTAAAGACAGGTGATGTTGTTATCTGCCAATCACTCACCTTTTCGGCATCGGCAAACCCTATTCTTTATCAAGGTGCAACTCCCGTATTTATCGACAGCGAGCTTGAAACTTGGAATCTTTGCCCGATTGCTTTAGAAAATGCTATTGTGGACTGTATTTACAAAGGACAAATACCAAAAGCAATCATTACTGTTCATTTATATGGTATTCCATATCAAATAGAAAAAATAAGAGCTGTTGCCGACAAATACAACATCCCTATTCTTGAAGACAGTGCAGAGGCTTTGGGCAGTAGCTACAAAGGAAATAAATGTGGCACTTTTGGAGACATCAGCGTTTTTTCATTCAATGGAAACAAAATCATAACCACTTCTGGAGGTGGCGCAATTGTTACCTCAAATCATCAATTAAAGAAAAAAGCTCAGTTTCTAGCCTCACAATCAAAGGATGAAGCTCCTCACTATCAACACAGCGAAGTAGGATATAATTACCAGATGAGCAATATTTGCGCAGGCATTGGTCGAGGACAGATGAGAGTATTGGATGAACATATTACTTTAAGGAGGGCAATGCATGATTTTTATGTATCCCTTTTTGAAAACATTCCCGGAATTACTGTTTATTCTACAACAAATCCAGATTACTTCGCCAATTACTGGTTGACTTCCATACTTGTAAATCCTAAGGAAACCAAAAATGGAATCGATCGGGAGACCATCCGATTGACGTTGTTGGATTCCAATATAGAATGCAGACCCTTATGGAAACCCATGCATCTGCAACCGCTCTATAAAAACTATCCTTTTTATGGAAATAAAATTGCCGAAACACTGTTTGAAAACGGACTGAGTTTACCCTCAGGTTCTAATCTAACTGATTTGGATAGAGATCGAATAGGCACTGTTTTGCAAAAATTATTGGGATAA
- a CDS encoding polysaccharide biosynthesis/export family protein, translating into MDSTLSFKKISLLCLTLLLFSCASRKDIVYYQDIDKTSLQEKTNSYEIKIQPDDLLMIIVSAEDSEIAAPFNLKTYTTVNPNKQDVAGAQTTQLYLVDSNGFIDFPILGRLKVSGMARSQVIQLLQDKISVYIKNPIINLRIMNFKISVQGEVTLPGTYTISSERVTLIEALSMAKDLTIYGKRDNILIIREIDGVKTYNRIDITKADFMNSPFYYLAQNDVVYVEPNKNKINGSAVGPNTGVIISITSLLITLITLIVTTSK; encoded by the coding sequence ATGGATTCAACTTTATCATTTAAAAAAATATCTTTATTATGTCTAACCCTACTCCTTTTTTCCTGTGCTTCTCGGAAAGATATAGTTTACTATCAAGATATTGATAAAACTTCTTTACAAGAAAAAACCAATTCATATGAAATAAAAATACAACCCGATGATTTGCTTATGATTATCGTTTCTGCAGAAGATTCCGAAATTGCAGCTCCTTTTAATTTAAAAACTTACACAACTGTAAATCCAAACAAACAAGATGTTGCCGGTGCTCAAACTACCCAATTGTATTTGGTCGATTCCAATGGATTTATTGATTTCCCAATTTTAGGACGATTAAAAGTAAGTGGAATGGCAAGGTCGCAAGTCATACAACTTTTGCAAGACAAAATTTCGGTCTATATCAAGAACCCCATCATCAATCTTCGCATCATGAATTTTAAAATTTCGGTACAGGGAGAGGTAACATTACCAGGCACATATACTATTTCATCGGAACGCGTGACCCTAATTGAAGCTTTATCGATGGCTAAAGATTTAACCATTTATGGAAAACGTGATAACATCTTAATTATACGAGAAATTGACGGCGTAAAAACCTATAACAGAATTGATATTACAAAAGCTGATTTCATGAATTCTCCTTTTTACTATTTGGCACAGAATGATGTTGTTTATGTAGAACCCAATAAAAATAAGATTAACGGATCGGCAGTAGGTCCAAACACAGGAGTCATAATTTCAATCACTTCCTTATTGATTACATTAATAACTTTGATCGTAACGACCTCAAAATAA